A genomic window from Chrysoperla carnea chromosome 3, inChrCarn1.1, whole genome shotgun sequence includes:
- the LOC123295196 gene encoding early growth response protein 1 yields MTMAETTLETTTNNDPATNQKHDHVKKYNNNHPLVANHNRPVAKQRKRKRLSQVLDILTGAGNQIVTSPSGETVVINHNHSRVLNNNMHVLNNNNNNVQLSPTNCKEYAAQIKNSKHMSSSGRTGSGGEMPPQQQQKPHHPHDAQIFRFDSIDRERYHPYSAISEEEEVEDVFSPAGSSNKSPHSSTDSPSISFSPLRIKEDDMSNTSSPPLAPTPTQSITQLHSSPHLTITRLPPTAHPCTCIHCQAGLGHQPLPPLHPYDRFFPASPASPAPAPPVYNFEHYLQTKYLPDIFRRRSHSDSDLPMWFESQGTTTPHGRSPTSGGGPHPPLNHPTMWGMPPMKWKKEIENIPLQDTPLDLSMKGIQKREKVSSSASMESVLPPLQLLPAGFLPPRGTVSVPVVKGDVASPTTKESVASRYNLEVSPVVEEMPPGSDVAYVCPVCGQMFSLHDRLAKHMASRHKSRQSNTEAGAKAYLCEVCQRSFARSDMLTRHMRLHTGVKPYTCRVCGQVFSRSDHLSTHQRTHTGEKPYKCPQCPYAACRRDMITRHMRTHVKYELATSSGGTNSSISSSGSSSSPLDTPIKVESSQVTTTTISNQQQQPVIKME; encoded by the coding sequence ATGACTATGGCTGAGACCACACTTGAAACCACAACAAATAACGATCCAGCTACAAATCAAAAGCATGATCATGTTaagaaatacaataataatcatCCACTAGTGGCAAATCATAATCGTCCAGTCGCCAAACAACGAAAACGTAAGCGTTTAAGCCAAGTATTGGATATATTAACTGGAGCTGGTAATCAAATTGTCACTTCACCAAGTGGTGAAACTGTTGTTATAAATCATAATCATAGTCGAGTATTGAACAATAACATGCATGtactaaataataacaataataatgtacAATTATCACCAACAAATTGTAAGGAGTACGCAGCacaaataaaaaactcaaaGCATATGTCGTCTTCTGGACGTACTGGTTCAGGAGGAGAAATGCCacctcaacaacaacaaaaaccaCATCATCCACACGACGCACAAATATTCCGGTTTGATAGTATAGACCGTGAACGATATCATCCATATTCAGCGATATCCGAAGAAGAAGAAGTTGAGGATGTATTTAGTCCTGCTGGTTCGAGTAATAAATCACCACATAGTTCAACAGATTCGCCAAGTATTAGTTTTAGTCCATTACGCATTAAGGAGGATGACATGAGTAATACAAGCTCCCCACCATTAGCTCCAACACCTACACAATCCATAACACAATTACATTCATCACCCCATTTAACAATCACTCGTTTACCACCGACTGCACACCCATGTACGTGTATTCATTGCCAAGCAGGTCTTGGTCATCAACCATTGCCTCCATTACATCCATATGATCGATTTTTCCCTGCATCGCCAGCATCTCCTGCCCCAGCACCCCCTGTATACAATTTTGAACATTACCTACAAACTAAGTACCTGCCGGATATATTTCGACGACGTAGTCATTCGGATTCTGATTTACCAATGTGGTTTGAGTCACAAGGTACAACAACACCTCATGGTAGATCACCCACAAGTGGTGGTGGTCCTCATCCTCCGCTGAATCATCCCACCATGTGGGGAATGCCACCAATGAAATGGaagaaagaaattgaaaatatacccTTACAAGATACTCCACTTGATTTATCAATGAAAGGAATACAAAAACGGGAAAAAGTAAGTTCATCAGCCAGTATGGAGAGTGTATTACCTCCATTACAATTACTCCCTGCAGGTTTTTTACCACCTAGGGGAACTGTATCGGTACCTGTTGTCAAAGGAGATGTTGCTAGTCCAACAACAAAAGAATCAGTTGCTTCCAGATATAATTTGGAAGTATCTCCTGTGGTAGAAGAAATGCCACCTGGTTCTGATGTTGCATATGTTTGCCCAGTGTGTGGTCAAATGTTTAGTTTACATGATCGTTTAGCCAAACATATGGCATCACGACACAAAAGTCGACAAAGTAATACTGAAGCTGGTGCAAAAGCTTATTTATGTGAAGTATGTCAACGTTCATTTGCACGTAGCGATATGCTAACACGTCATATGCGTTTACATACCGGTGTCAAACCGTATACATGTCGTGTTTGTGGTCAAGTGTTTTCACGTTCTGATCATTTATCGACACATCAAAGGACGCATACCGGTGAAAAACCGTATAAATGTCCGCAATGTCCGTATGCGGCATGTCGACGTGACATGATTACACGTCATATGCGTACACATGTGAAATATGAATTGGCAACAAGTAGTGGTGGTACCAATTCAAGTATATCGTCATCCGGTTCAAGTTCATCACCATTGGATACGCCAATTAAAGTTGAATCATCTCAAGTGACGACAACAACCATTTCGAATCAACAGCAACAACCGGTAATTAAAATGGAATGA